From one Candidatus Neomarinimicrobiota bacterium genomic stretch:
- a CDS encoding NADH-quinone oxidoreductase subunit I has protein sequence MIQYFKNIYSAVSTVLIGMKVTFSHLFVRSITLQYPKEKMEMFDRSRNRLYVDIEDCIGCYLCDKVCPVDCIHIETIKARPGEDLGLTEKFEKKKTFVFPMFDIDMAECCYCGLCVFPCPTECIYWISDYEFAEYDRSNLNYHFGNITPDEARVRYEESEKLKIQKDKELAARKAIAGKDKPSKSADGENDATE, from the coding sequence ATGATACAATATTTCAAAAACATTTATAGCGCTGTCAGTACGGTTTTAATTGGCATGAAGGTAACATTCAGCCATCTTTTCGTCCGTTCGATTACACTGCAGTATCCAAAAGAGAAGATGGAAATGTTCGACCGCTCACGCAACAGGCTTTACGTGGATATCGAGGACTGTATAGGATGCTATCTGTGCGACAAGGTGTGCCCTGTGGACTGCATACACATAGAAACGATCAAGGCAAGACCGGGTGAGGATCTCGGATTGACGGAAAAATTCGAGAAGAAGAAAACTTTCGTGTTTCCGATGTTCGACATTGATATGGCGGAATGCTGTTACTGCGGTCTATGCGTGTTCCCCTGTCCGACTGAGTGCATTTACTGGATATCAGATTATGAATTTGCAGAGTACGACAGGAGCAATCTCAATTATCATTTCGGAAATATTACTCCTGACGAGGCGCGCGTCCGATATGAGGAATCCGAAAAACTGAAGATCCAGAAAGATAAAGAGCTCGCCGCAAGAAAGGCAATCGCGGGTAAAGACAAACCATCCAAGAGCGCCGACGGCGAAAATGACGCGACGGAATAA
- the nuoL gene encoding NADH-quinone oxidoreductase subunit L produces the protein MNTVIIYSLILLFLPLLAFGINILIGKRLPRKGDWVSVAAILVSFSFALSLFAYMMFVRYDPNFSVEWRWTWIDLGGFVIELGVLVDNLTVMMLLVVTLVSSLIHIYSISYMAGDPRYNRYFAYLSLFSFSMLIIVISNNLFGLYIGWELVGISSYLLIGFWFEKDSASNAGKKAFLTNRIGDIGFFLGILLFFSAVGSFNYSDIFEGVKAGDISGSLLTAAGIALFAGAIGKSAQVPLHIWLPDAMEGPTPVSALIHAATMVAAGVYMIGRIYPLFSPGALLFIAYVGAITAFLTATIAIVRKDIKRVLAYSTVSQLGYMIMALGVGGYAAGLWHLTTHAFFKALLFLGAGSVIHAVHTNDMFKMGGLRKKMPITFWTFLIATLAISGVPGFSGFFSKDAILAAALEFGLANPAHIILFILALVTAGMTAFYMFRALFITFYGKPRDEKIYAQVHESPGFMTLPMVILAALTVFITIDQWRGFEFLPGIGEYAGWFNHLVQKPEILLPALMGAGGEAAGHAASEETAHTIAMWLSIFVAGSGILLAYLFYYKKSLSAKKVSSSMASLFKLLRNKYYFDEFYGATIIRGVLGLAKGSAKFDDTIIDGAVNGTASVTVWISKLSRWFDDNIVDGAVNGTGSVTAFLGSRLRKLQTGRVENYVAFAVLGIMVFFVIQAIFS, from the coding sequence ATGAATACGGTCATTATATATTCGTTGATTCTACTCTTTCTGCCGTTATTAGCCTTCGGGATCAATATCTTAATCGGGAAAAGGCTCCCGAGAAAGGGCGATTGGGTTTCAGTAGCTGCTATTCTTGTTTCATTTTCTTTCGCGCTTTCACTCTTTGCGTATATGATGTTCGTGCGCTATGATCCGAATTTCAGCGTAGAATGGAGGTGGACATGGATAGACTTAGGCGGGTTTGTGATAGAGCTCGGGGTGTTAGTGGACAATCTCACGGTGATGATGTTACTCGTCGTGACACTTGTGAGCAGCCTTATACACATCTATTCGATATCGTACATGGCAGGCGACCCGAGATATAACAGATATTTTGCCTATCTTTCTCTTTTTTCATTCTCGATGTTGATAATCGTAATTTCGAACAATCTGTTCGGACTTTACATAGGGTGGGAACTTGTCGGAATCAGCTCATATCTATTGATAGGCTTCTGGTTCGAGAAAGATTCAGCTTCAAATGCAGGCAAAAAAGCATTTCTCACCAACCGGATAGGAGACATCGGATTTTTCCTCGGGATACTACTATTCTTCTCGGCGGTGGGGTCTTTTAATTATTCAGATATATTCGAAGGAGTGAAGGCGGGCGACATAAGCGGGAGTTTACTCACGGCAGCGGGAATCGCCTTGTTTGCCGGTGCAATAGGAAAGTCGGCGCAAGTACCCCTTCATATTTGGCTTCCCGACGCTATGGAAGGTCCTACGCCGGTCAGCGCCCTGATACACGCCGCTACAATGGTTGCGGCGGGTGTATATATGATAGGCAGGATCTACCCTCTGTTTTCTCCCGGAGCCCTTCTGTTCATCGCGTATGTTGGAGCAATTACAGCGTTTCTCACCGCGACTATCGCCATTGTAAGAAAGGACATAAAGAGAGTTCTTGCTTACTCAACGGTCTCCCAGCTCGGGTATATGATAATGGCGCTGGGTGTGGGCGGATATGCTGCCGGACTCTGGCACCTGACAACTCACGCTTTTTTCAAGGCTTTGCTTTTTCTCGGAGCGGGAAGCGTCATCCACGCTGTGCATACAAATGACATGTTTAAGATGGGCGGGCTCAGGAAGAAGATGCCGATCACCTTCTGGACATTTTTGATAGCGACCCTTGCGATATCGGGAGTACCCGGGTTTTCAGGGTTTTTCAGCAAAGACGCTATTCTCGCCGCAGCTCTCGAATTCGGTCTTGCGAATCCGGCGCACATTATTCTCTTTATCCTTGCTTTAGTAACGGCGGGTATGACGGCATTTTATATGTTCAGAGCGTTATTCATAACATTTTACGGTAAACCCCGTGATGAGAAAATTTACGCTCAAGTTCATGAATCGCCCGGATTTATGACCCTTCCCATGGTCATACTTGCCGCATTGACGGTGTTTATCACAATCGATCAGTGGAGAGGATTCGAGTTCCTGCCCGGAATCGGGGAATACGCCGGATGGTTTAATCATCTCGTTCAAAAACCCGAGATATTACTACCGGCGCTTATGGGGGCGGGGGGTGAAGCAGCCGGACACGCTGCTTCTGAAGAAACAGCCCATACCATTGCGATGTGGCTTTCGATCTTTGTTGCCGGCAGCGGAATCTTACTCGCATACCTGTTCTATTATAAGAAGAGTCTGTCGGCGAAGAAAGTCTCAAGTTCGATGGCGTCGCTTTTCAAACTGCTACGGAATAAATACTATTTTGATGAATTTTACGGCGCAACGATCATACGGGGAGTTTTAGGGCTTGCGAAGGGGAGCGCAAAGTTTGATGACACTATCATAGACGGGGCAGTCAATGGAACCGCGTCGGTAACGGTGTGGATTTCAAAATTAAGCAGGTGGTTTGACGATAATATAGTGGACGGGGCAGTAAACGGCACGGGGTCAGTAACCGCCTTTTTGGGTTCCCGCCTCAGAAAACTGCAAACAGGGAGGGTAGAGAACTACGTGGCGTTTGCAGTGCTCGGCATAATGGTATTTTTCGTAATTCAGGCAATTTTCAGCTAA
- the nuoK gene encoding NADH-quinone oxidoreductase subunit NuoK: MIPVGLYHYLVVSALLFSFGIFAVTTRRNAIAVLLGIELILNAANINFVAFARYGIFSMDGQIFALFIIIMAAAEAAVALAIVLNIYNNFKTINVDEASSLKN; this comes from the coding sequence ATGATCCCGGTGGGTCTATATCATTATCTGGTGGTCTCGGCGCTGCTCTTTTCATTCGGGATATTTGCGGTCACGACGAGAAGGAACGCGATAGCGGTTCTGCTCGGGATCGAGCTCATTCTGAATGCCGCCAACATCAACTTCGTCGCGTTCGCCCGATACGGTATATTCTCGATGGACGGACAAATTTTTGCACTGTTCATCATCATCATGGCTGCTGCGGAAGCTGCGGTGGCGCTCGCTATAGTCCTGAACATTTATAACAATTTCAAAACTATTAACGTCGATGAAGCCAGCTCCTTAAAGAATTAG
- a CDS encoding NADH-quinone oxidoreductase subunit J, producing the protein METFVFYLFAGMTLIAGWIVIYSKNLIYSAFSLLFTFLGVAGLYGLLMADFIAATQILIYVGGVLILVLFGVMLTARKTSMEITQSNLPRLPGALLAGFVFLLLMLVIFSEDSWNSASNPGVKETVPELGKLLMTKYLIPFETASILLLAALIGAVFIARREES; encoded by the coding sequence ATGGAAACTTTTGTATTCTATCTGTTCGCGGGAATGACACTGATCGCCGGTTGGATAGTAATATATTCCAAAAACCTGATCTATTCGGCGTTCTCGCTGCTTTTCACATTTCTCGGCGTAGCCGGATTGTACGGATTGCTCATGGCGGATTTCATAGCGGCAACGCAAATACTGATATACGTCGGCGGAGTACTGATATTAGTGTTGTTCGGCGTCATGCTGACAGCGAGGAAGACGAGTATGGAAATTACGCAGTCAAACCTTCCACGTTTGCCCGGGGCGCTGTTAGCGGGATTCGTTTTCCTGCTGTTGATGTTAGTAATCTTCAGCGAGGACAGCTGGAATTCAGCGTCGAATCCCGGTGTAAAAGAAACAGTCCCCGAGTTAGGTAAACTGCTCATGACAAAATATCTAATTCCTTTTGAGACTGCCTCGATTCTTCTTCTTGCCGCTCTGATAGGAGCGGTTTTTATAGCGAGGAGAGAAGAATCATGA